Proteins encoded together in one Salmo salar chromosome ssa08, Ssal_v3.1, whole genome shotgun sequence window:
- the LOC106610282 gene encoding ras GTPase-activating protein-binding protein 2 isoform X8, whose protein sequence is MRKFMQTFVLAPEGSVANKFYVHNDIFRYEDEVFGDSEAELDEESEEEVEEEQEERQPSPEPLQDSPNSTTYYEPHPVINGVEEPMEEPAPEPEPEPEPEPEVEELKPDVEEKVMEELEEKAPSPVPIESPPSTQEAPKTFSWASVTSKNLPPSGTGPSSGIPPHVVKAPSSQPRAETKPESQTAPLRGPRDQRPRDRPAFVQRASRPDGVAPSESQTGKPHFSFVNKGRGEADPGEMDSRRIIRYPDSHQLFVGNLPHDIDEAELKDFFMTFGNVVELRINTKGVGGKLPNFGFVVFDDSDPVQRILGAKVWGPIMFRGEVRLNVEEKKTRAVREREVRGGGDDRRDMGRRGDRGPGGPRGGMVAGSGNMRDGRGPPPRGGMGAPKPGLGSGRGAGGTAEGRFTTQRR, encoded by the exons ATGAGGAAGTTCATGCAGACTTTTGTGCTCGCTCCAGAG GGTTCCGTGGCAAACAAGTTCTACGTACACAACGACATCTTCCGCTATGAGGATGAGGTTTTCGGCGACTCTGAGGCTGAACTTGATGAGG AATCTGAAGAGGAggttgaggaggagcaggaggagagacAGCCGTCCCCAGAGCCACTCCAGGACAGTCCTAACAGCACTACTTACTACGAGCCTCACCCTGTCAT CAATGGTGTTGAGGAGCCCATGGAGGAGCCGGCTCCAGAGCCTGAGCCCGAGCCTGAACCGGAGCCCGAGGTAGAGGAGCTGAAGCCCGACGTGGAGGAGAAGGTgatggaggagctggaggagaaaGCCCCCTCCCCGGTCCCCATAGAGTCCCCACCCAGCACCCAGGAGGCCCCCAAG ACCTTCTCCTGGGCCTCGGTGACCAGTAAAAACCTGCCTCCTAGCGGTACAGGACCCTCCTCTGGAATCCCCCCCCATGTTGTTAAAGCACCAAGCTCACAG CCCAGAGCGGAGACCAAACCTGAGAGCCAGACGGCCCCTCTCCGGGGACCCCGGGACCAGCGCCCCCGCGACAGACCAGCCTTCGTACAGCGAGCATCCAGACCTG ATGGTGTTGCACCTTCAGAATCACAAACCGGGAAACCCCACTTCAGTTTTGTCAACAAAG GTCGGGGCGAGGCGGACCCTGGTGAGATGGACAGCAGAAGGATCATCCGGTACCCAGACAGCCACCAGCTCTTTGTGGGCAACCTCCCTCATGACATTGACGAGGCAGAGCTCAAGGACTTCTTCATGA CTTTTGGCAATGTAGTGGAGCTGAGGATCAACACCAAGGGAGTCGGAGGAAAGCTGCCAAACTTTGGATTTGTGGTCTTCGACGACTCTGACCCTGTCCAGAGAATCCTGGGGGCGAAGGTATGGGGG CCCATCATGTTCCGCGGCGAGGTGCGTCTGAACGTAGAGGAGAAGAAGACCAGGGCGGTACGTGAGCGGGAGGTCCGTGGCGGAGGAGACGACCGCAGAGACATGGGGAGACGCGGCGACAGGGGCCCCGGCGGCCCGCGAGGAGGCATGGTGGCCGGCAGCGGGAATATGCGTGACGGCAGGGGCCCCCCACCCAGGGGCGGCATGGGTGCTCCCAAGCCCGGCCTGGGCTCtggaagaggagcaggaggaaccgCCGAGGGCCGCTTCACCACCCAGCGCCGCTGA
- the LOC106610282 gene encoding ras GTPase-activating protein-binding protein 2 isoform X7 codes for MRKFMQTFVLAPEVRSTGSVANKFYVHNDIFRYEDEVFGDSEAELDEESEEEVEEEQEERQPSPEPLQDSPNSTTYYEPHPVINGVEEPMEEPAPEPEPEPEPEPEVEELKPDVEEKVMEELEEKAPSPVPIESPPSTQEAPKTFSWASVTSKNLPPSGTGPSSGIPPHVVKAPSSQPRAETKPESQTAPLRGPRDQRPRDRPAFVQRASRPDGVAPSESQTGKPHFSFVNKGRGEADPGEMDSRRIIRYPDSHQLFVGNLPHDIDEAELKDFFMTFGNVVELRINTKGVGGKLPNFGFVVFDDSDPVQRILGAKVWGPIMFRGEVRLNVEEKKTRAVREREVRGGGDDRRDMGRRGDRGPGGPRGGMVAGSGNMRDGRGPPPRGGMGAPKPGLGSGRGAGGTAEGRFTTQRR; via the exons ATGAGGAAGTTCATGCAGACTTTTGTGCTCGCTCCAGAGGTGCGTAGTACG GGTTCCGTGGCAAACAAGTTCTACGTACACAACGACATCTTCCGCTATGAGGATGAGGTTTTCGGCGACTCTGAGGCTGAACTTGATGAGG AATCTGAAGAGGAggttgaggaggagcaggaggagagacAGCCGTCCCCAGAGCCACTCCAGGACAGTCCTAACAGCACTACTTACTACGAGCCTCACCCTGTCAT CAATGGTGTTGAGGAGCCCATGGAGGAGCCGGCTCCAGAGCCTGAGCCCGAGCCTGAACCGGAGCCCGAGGTAGAGGAGCTGAAGCCCGACGTGGAGGAGAAGGTgatggaggagctggaggagaaaGCCCCCTCCCCGGTCCCCATAGAGTCCCCACCCAGCACCCAGGAGGCCCCCAAG ACCTTCTCCTGGGCCTCGGTGACCAGTAAAAACCTGCCTCCTAGCGGTACAGGACCCTCCTCTGGAATCCCCCCCCATGTTGTTAAAGCACCAAGCTCACAG CCCAGAGCGGAGACCAAACCTGAGAGCCAGACGGCCCCTCTCCGGGGACCCCGGGACCAGCGCCCCCGCGACAGACCAGCCTTCGTACAGCGAGCATCCAGACCTG ATGGTGTTGCACCTTCAGAATCACAAACCGGGAAACCCCACTTCAGTTTTGTCAACAAAG GTCGGGGCGAGGCGGACCCTGGTGAGATGGACAGCAGAAGGATCATCCGGTACCCAGACAGCCACCAGCTCTTTGTGGGCAACCTCCCTCATGACATTGACGAGGCAGAGCTCAAGGACTTCTTCATGA CTTTTGGCAATGTAGTGGAGCTGAGGATCAACACCAAGGGAGTCGGAGGAAAGCTGCCAAACTTTGGATTTGTGGTCTTCGACGACTCTGACCCTGTCCAGAGAATCCTGGGGGCGAAGGTATGGGGG CCCATCATGTTCCGCGGCGAGGTGCGTCTGAACGTAGAGGAGAAGAAGACCAGGGCGGTACGTGAGCGGGAGGTCCGTGGCGGAGGAGACGACCGCAGAGACATGGGGAGACGCGGCGACAGGGGCCCCGGCGGCCCGCGAGGAGGCATGGTGGCCGGCAGCGGGAATATGCGTGACGGCAGGGGCCCCCCACCCAGGGGCGGCATGGGTGCTCCCAAGCCCGGCCTGGGCTCtggaagaggagcaggaggaaccgCCGAGGGCCGCTTCACCACCCAGCGCCGCTGA